In Numida meleagris isolate 19003 breed g44 Domestic line chromosome 3, NumMel1.0, whole genome shotgun sequence, the following are encoded in one genomic region:
- the QPCT gene encoding glutaminyl-peptide cyclotransferase isoform X2 has translation MAGLAGALCLAAAAACLLPAQGRASDAGWTLQKYSHQPSILHSDAIQKVAEKTDVTEMWENDLRPILIERYPGSPGNYAVRQHIKQRLQRLQAGWEIEEDTFQKYTPYGYQTFSNIISTLNPSAKRHLVLACHYDSKFFGPQWHGRVFVGATDSAVPCAMMLELARALDNKLQSIQTSSTSRPDLSLQLIFFDGEEAFVRWSPSDSLYGSQHLAQKMVSTPHPPGSTTTNQLQGMDLLVLLDLIGAPNPVFPNYFPNTVRWFQRLQAIEQKLHSMNLLKNHLDETQYFQNNVHRGLVEDDHVPFLLRAYLLQVEASKSNVTQAE, from the exons TATTCTCACCAACCAAGTATTTTACATTCTGATGCTATCCAAAAAGTTGCGGAAAAAACAGATGTTACTGAAATGTGGGAGAACGATTTGCGCCCCATCCTGATAGAAAGATACCCAGGATCACCAGGAAATTACGCCGTACGGCAG CACATCAAGCAGCGCCTTCAAAGGCTACAGGCTGGCTGGGAAATTGAAGAAGATACCTTTCAGAAGTACACACCCTATGGTTatcaaacattttcaaatatcatcaGCACTCTCAACCCCTCTGCAAAGCGCCACCTGGTCCTTGCTTGCCACTACGACTCAAAGTTCTTTGGCCCACAGTGGCACGGGAGAGTGTTTGTGGGAGCAACCGACTCGGCTGTGCCCTGTGCCATGATGCTGGAGCTGGCACGTGCCCTGGACAACAAGCTTCAGTCCATCCAG ACGAGCTCAACATCAAGACCAGACCTTTCACTTCAGCTTATCTTTTTTGATGGAGAAGAAGCTTTTGTCCGGTGGTCCCCTTCTGATTCTCTCTATGGATCTCAACACTTGGCTCAAAAAATGGTATCTACTCCACATCCACCAGGTTCAACCACCACAAATCAACTTCAGGGCATG GACCTGCTGGTACTACTGGATTTAATTGGTGCACCAAACCCCGTCTTCCCCAATTATTTTCCAAACACTGTCCGATGGTTTCAAAGGCTTCAAGCAATTG AGCAGAAGCTACACAGCATGAATCTGTTGAAGAATCACCTTGATGAAACACAGTATTTCCAGAATAACGTACATCGAGGCTTGGTTGAAGATGACCATGTTCCATTTTTATTAAGAG CCTATTTGCTCCAGGTTGAGGCTTCAAAATCCAACGTTACGCAGGCTGAGTGA